A DNA window from Solanum lycopersicum chromosome 3, SLM_r2.1 contains the following coding sequences:
- the HSP21.5A gene encoding 18.1 kDa class I heat shock protein — protein sequence MAKTRVSFMSFLVLAMVVVLFPSQIKALMPYTRPFWDIAFPPEDPFRILEQTPLTIPKGVESIALTRSDWKETATEHVITLDIPGMKKEDVKIEVEENRVLRVSGERKTEEEIEGEKWHRAERTCGKFWRQFRLPGNADLEHIKAHLENGVLKITVPKLAEEKKKQSKVISIAEAVGGEDIKANKAEM from the coding sequence ATGGCGAAAACAAGAGTTAGCTTTATGAGTTTTCTTGTTTTAGCAATGGTTGTCGTTTTATTTCCATCCCAAATTAAGGCACTAATGCCATACACACGCCCCTTTTGGGACATAGCATTTCCTCCCGAAGATCCTTTCAGAATTCTTGAACAAACCCCATTGACTATCCCAAAAGGGGTTGAATCAATCGCTTTAACTCGATCAGATTGGAAGGAAACAGCAACAGAGCATGTAATTACACTTGACATTCCAGGGATGAAGAAGGAAGACGTTAAAATTGAGGTGGAAGAAAACAGAGTGTTGAGAGTCAGTGGAGAAAGGAAAACAGAGGAAGAAATTGAAGGGGAGAAATGGCACAGAGCTGAAAGAACTTGTGGGAAATTCTGGAGACAGTTTAGATTACCTGGAAATGCTGATTTGGAACACATTAAGGCACATTTGGAAAATGGTGTTCTGAAAATTACTGTACCAAAATTGGctgaagagaagaagaaacagAGTAAGGTGATTAGTATTGCAGAAGCTGTTGGTGGTGAGGATATTAAAGCTAATAAAGCTGAGATgtaa